The following are encoded together in the Osmia lignaria lignaria isolate PbOS001 chromosome 13, iyOsmLign1, whole genome shotgun sequence genome:
- the LOC117602541 gene encoding uncharacterized protein LOC117602541, translating to MNSTWSRFNPIDPSAKQKETFHANILQEFLRTNGFYSSRNINISENSSETTTNENHLTEKEVKNEIQEIHVEMTSQSVTRLQGENISENSGVLRVYSKTTLKGKKLNENKSLKEEKLEMPSRINKAPEVDDKLRSSYWWTEEGSVSSDKKDKDQFPVREIKKTEDRIIADGLFSYPPEVVEIYFSNKDTEPSMRTLPKEEDECRASNSGESILGCLFSGMNSRIIDEETCSVRNVQKIEESGSLDTDKFVEPIREECLNEIENSTNPEINEKEDVETKDLLRSDVKKEERSAEELNLQNLCGRNEDSNVIQTEIVESNEISVEPNERKSSKSTLTSEESGDSKYSKSDLSSLENVTILQNEEKLNCKEENSNVDSSEENKTKKMIEKREDKKDDFNTNADKDVLKKEEGNFQDSSNEMMRIQIEDPKTGMITQKTTQIIDDYKDMNICKMLASIHEQLTHDLQRMKYIETKLIGTVSIDSINHTMTLQLLDKTVARCKSYLHGSNNSQKAELEIKKILMKHGIKLMMAVNKNKAALDKQEERLNQVQFKPLKNSRYNITMLMEIKLSLNYWKEEIVCLIELISDLVKMVIINNEEKENVKNLQKYKTTHHRTANYVPTHDTKSKSGSGRSKIRKINLFKKESTVETQISLASNAKSSVKPLSNSVNRERGKIHNDGQIGDTKTTERGRIAKESSQSKNRVISTQQPVWKPGGIVKIPSSNSATTLQKARSNVKEKINLFAEHTRASNVSKKKITSDVSSVRSMFNPRIVGKRSNTSLRVSPRMKPKGGTVRASSRNFNEFMRQIPGYPNSKYGDSRSLHDEARPRNFKESKPFGTLKETIEPPKMYEKEEMNPRNIINLYRLPVAFEQPSKSILIKKEKEEIPINKEEPTRDVNSSRYIRNHLNPSNMIDANHQTVDQISDSLFNPEEALDLSKHVSRKFENHIDANGFPNIVSIANCVEDFSSNYNCTTRIEVSSRYQSSYNTVSSSSTQNQAKKVNDRLSSSIRNEENQTDTLINEKQKIKPNSHAVSLSMLKEFLCEQGIGADLVNRAEQELKVKQKTRRHSKKKSISFADMLFSVEDDQPLDNVLKDENLGYMLEKQEENIIINEKNSENSESHEEENVINSKKNLMYPEIHEEEDVINSGKSLKYTENVNYEKNLSHAENPEEDNSNSENNLKRPENSKENESNLPSKHTEDYKTNIAKCPPQPETKDASSGTEYNTNNASSQTNFQNESRQRLQIVPKDLRMVETQTETKQEERVRNLTNEVRNVSSMTETLPVRDSSTETTNVSCASKSVATEQIDYIFSKNFNKNLKEAFSNVSNEDNKNSSKSCRNVFRQLLNQMKENECSSCERNDASKELRFVESNASTLCTSSSSSSSESLKNNEETTKEANTSPIQSVSSETMAAFHVTAIRIRNIYKAIDIYKRKLKEKQKKAEKGSTEKRLKICEGRPTYVTKSSSVDTIFTKKDNGKNGAIQMYEALRRAEVESIFTNESPDEDFESIQSSSSTTWSYKTTAGKVELKLSGKLSDTIVLRDVKSLMEFLIQKTEDSTMEKKVSVRKISNNTCTRLQDNETVKFSIFSRENVLPLIYGVMCLIVFCCLRFTITCDVVS from the exons ATGAATTCAACATGGTCCCGATTCAATCCAATCGATCCCAGCGCGAAGCAGAAAGAAACCTTCCACGCCAACATACTTCAAGAATTCCTAAGAACAAATGGATTCTACTCGAgcagaaatataaatatttccgAAAACTCGTCGGAAACGACGACGAATGAAAATCATCTAACAGAGAAGGAAGTGAAAAACGAAATACAGGAAATACACGTCGAGATGACCTCGCAGAGTGTCACTCGTCTTCAGggtgaaaatatctcggaaaatagCGGTGTTCTTAGAGTGTACTCGAAAACGACCCTTAAAGGGAAGAAATTAAATGagaataaatctttgaaagaaGAGAAACTAGAGATGCCATCCAGAATTAACAAAGCTCCGGAAGTAGATGATAAATTAAGAAGTTCTTATTGGTGGACGGAAGAAGGATCTGTTTCTTCTGATAAAAAGGATAAGGATCAATTTCCAGttagagaaataaagaaaacggAGGATCGAATTATTGCGGATGGTCTCTTCAGCTATCCCCCCGAGGTGGTCGAAATTTATTTCAGCAATAAAGATACCGAGCCTTCTATGAGAACTCTTCCAAAAGAAGAGGACGAATGTCGTGCGTCAAATTCTGGGGAAAGTATTTTAGGATGTCTATTTTCTGGGATGAACTCGAGGATCATCGACGAAGAAACGTGTTCCGTTCGTAATGTACAGAAAATTGAAGAATCCGGTTCATTGGATACAGATAAGTTTGTTGAACCCATTCGAGAGGAGTGTctgaatgaaatagaaaatagtacAAATCCTgagataaatgaaaaagaagatgtAGAAACCAAGGATTTGTTGAGAAGTGAcgtgaaaaaagaagaacgttCAGCTGAAGAATTAAATTTGCAGAATTTATGTGGAAGAAATGAAGATTCTAATGTTATTCAAACAGAAATCGTTGAGAGTAATGAAATTTCAGTGGAaccgaatgaaagaaaaagttcAAAATCTACCTTGACATCCGAGGAATCCGGCGATTCCAAATACTCCAAAAGTGATTTATCATCGTTGGAAAATGTGACGATACTACAAAACGAAGAGAAATTGAActgtaaagaagaaaattcgAACGTGGATTCGTCAGAAGAGaataaaacgaagaaaatgaTTGAGAAacgagaagataaaaaggacgATTTTAATACAAATGCTGATAAAGACGtcttgaaaaaagaagaaggaaattttcaagattcttcgaatgaaatgatGAGAATCCAGATCGAGGATCCTAAGACTGGAATGATTACCCAGAAAACAACGCAAATTATTGATGATTATAAAGATATGAATATATGTAAAATGTTAGCTAGCATTCACGAACAATTAACTCATGATTTACAACGAATGAAATATATCGAAACAAAATTGATAGGAACAGTTTCGATAGATTCAATCAATCACACAATGACGTTACAATTGTTGGACAAAACTGTGGCAAG gtGTAAGAGTTATCTTCATGGCTCAAACAACAGTCAAAAAGCTGAGTTAGAAATAAAGAAGATCCTTATGAAACACGGGATTAAATTAATGATGGCTGTGAATAAGAATAAAGCTGCTTTGGATAAGCAAG AAGAACGTCTCAATCAAGTGCAGTTTAAACCATTGAAGAATAGCCGATATAACATT ACTATGTTAATGGAGATCAAATTATCTTTGAATTACTGGAAAGAAGAAATAGTATGTTTAATTGAACTGATCTCGGATTTGGTTAAAATGGTGATAATTAATAACGAGGaaaaggaaaatgttaaaaatctaCAAAAATATAAGACTACCCATCATCGTACAGCGAACTATGTCCCTACTCATGATACAAA ATCGAAATCAGGAAGCGGGCGATCgaagattagaaaaataaatctgTTTAAGAAAGAGAGCACGGTTGAGACTCAAATATCTCTCGCTTCGAATGCGAAAAGTTCCGTGAAACCTTTAAGCAATTCCGTGAATCGAGAAAGAGGAAAGATTCATAACGATGGCCAGATCGGTGATACGAAAACGACGGAAAGAGGAAGAATTGCGAAAGAATCGTCCCAAAGCAAGAACCGTGTAATTAGCACTCAACAACCAGTTTGGAAACCAGGTGGAATAGTTAAGATTCCTTCTTCGAATAGCGCGACCACGTTACAGAAAGCTCGTTCAAATGTCAAGGAAAAAATCAACCTGTTCGCCGAACATACAAG AGCATCGAATGtatcaaaaaagaaaatcaccAGCGATGTTTCATCCGTGAGAAGCATGTTCAATCCTAGGATCGTTGGGAAAAGAAGTAACACTAGTTTGAGGGTCAGTCCCAGGATGAAACCAAAAGGAGGGACTGTAAGAGCCTCGTCAAGAAACTTCAATGAATTTATGCGTCAGATTCCAGGATATCCTAACTCGAAATACGGCGACAGTAGATCCTTGCACGACGAGGCTCGTCCAAGGAATTTTAAAGAATCGAAACCTTTCGGTACGTTGAAAGAGACCATCGAACCCCCGAAAATGTATGAAAAAGAAGAGATGAATCCTAGAAACATAATAAATTTGTATCGCTTACCTGTTGCCTTTGAACAACCTtcgaaatcaattttaattaaaaaagagaaagaagaaattccTATTAATAAAGAAGAACCAACGAGGGACGTGAATTCCAGTAGATACATAAGAAATCATCTTAATCCTAGCAATATGATAGATGCAAACCATCAAACAGTAGATCAAATTTCGGATAGTTTATTCAATCCTGAAGAAGCTTTGGATTTATCGAAACACGTATCGAGAAAGTTTGAAAATCATATCGATGCAAAtggttttccaaatatcgtTTCTATAGCTAATTGCGTGGaagattttagttcgaattacAATTGTACAACCAGAATCGAAGTTTCAAGCCGTTATCAGTCATCGTACAACACCGTTTCATCGTCGAGTACTCAAAATCAGGCAAAGAAGGTGAACGATAGATTAAGTTCATCGATTCGCAACGAAGAAAATCAAACCGACACTTTAATCAACGAAAAACAAAAGATCAAACCGAATTCTCACGCAGTGTCGTTGAGCATGTTGAAGGAGTTTCTTTGCGAACAAGGAATCGGCGCTGATTTGGTGAACAGAGCTGAACAAGAGTTGAAAGTTAAGCAGAAAACTCGTAGACATTCGAAGAAGAAGTCGATCAGTTTTGCGGATATGCTTTTCAGTGTTGAAGATGATCAACCTTTGGATAATGTTTTAAAAGATGAAAATTTGGGGTACATGTTGGAGAAGCaggaagaaaatattattattaatgaaaagaaTTCGGAGAACAGTGAAAGCCacgaagaagaaaatgttattaattctaAGAAGAATTTAATGTACCCGGAAATTCATGAGGAAGAAGATGTTATTAATAGTGGAAAAAGTttaaaatatacagaaaatGTTAATTATGAGAAGAATTTAAGCCATGCAGAAAATCCCGAAGAAGACAATAGTAATTCTGAAAATAACTTAAAGCGGCCAGAAAATTCCAAAGAAAATGAATCGAATTTGCCATCGAAACACACAGAAGACTACAAAACTAACATTGCAAAGTGTCCTCCGCAACCGGAAACGAAGGACGCTTCATCCGGTACCGAGTACAACACGAACAACGCTTCTTCCCAAACTAATTTCCAAAACGAAAGTCGGCAGCGTTTGCAAATCGTTCCTAAAGACCTACGAATGGTAGAGACACaaacggaaacgaagcaagagGAGCGCGTGAGAAATTTAACCAACGAAGTCAGAAACGTGTCCTCGATGACGGAGACACTTCCGGTTAGAGACAGTTCCACGGAAACTACCAATGTCTCTTGCGCATCTAAATCCGTGGCCACTGAACAAATTGACTATATTTTCTCGAAGAATTTTAACAAGAACTTGAAAGAAGCTTTCTCTAATGTTTCTAACGAAGACAATAAAAATTCGTCGAAAAGTTGTCGCAATGTCTTTCGACAGTTGTTGAATCAGATGAAAGAGAATGAATGTTCGAGCTGCGAAAGGAATGATGCGTCAAAGGAATTACGTTTCGTCGAATCAAATGCGTCAACGCTGTGCACTTCCTCGAGTTCTTCTTCTTCGGAATCCTTGAAGAATAATGAAGAGACAACGAAAGAAGCAAACACTTCACCGATTCAAAGTGTCTCCAGTGAAACTATGGCAGCTTTCCATGTGACTGCTATCAGAATTCGAAATATATACAAAGCCATCGACATCTACAAGCGGAAGTTGAAGGAGAAGCAGAAGAAAGCTGAAAAGGGATCAACTgagaaaagattaaaaatttgtGAAGGGAGACCTACTTACGTGACTAAGAGCAGTAGCGTCGATACTATTTTCACTAAAAAGGATAATGGTAAAAATGGCGCCATCCAAATGTACGAGGCATTGAGGCGAGCGGAAGTTGAATCAATTTTCACCAACGAATCTCCGGATGAAGATTTTGAAAGTATTCAATCGTCATCGTCAACCACGTGGTCTTATAAAACTACCGCTGGGAAGGTTGAACTAAAACTTTCTGGAAAATTGTCAGACACTATCGTTTTGAGAGATGTAAAATCATTGATGGAGTTTTTAATTCAGAAAACAGAGGATTCCACGATGGAAAAGAAGGTGTCTgttcgaaaaatttcaaataatacatgCACCAGATTACAGGATAATGAAACtgttaaattttctatattctcCAGGGAAAATGTGTTACCTTTAATTTATGGTGTTATGTGTTTAATTGTTTTCTGCTGTTTGCGTTTCACAATCACCTGCGATGTTGTTTCGTGA